The genomic stretch CCAACTCGGGACGACCGAGGGCGGTGCACAATTGCTGCATGAAGTTGGGCTCAAGGCTGCCCACCGACATCCAGCGTCCATCCCGGCTGCGGTAGTAGTCGTAGAAGCTGCCACCGTTGAGCATCTGCTCCTCGCACCCCGGCTCCACGCCACACGCCAGGTACCCCGCCCCGGCCATCGCGTTCAGGCTGAATGCGCAGTCAGTCATGCTCACATCCAGGTGCTGGCCCTGCCCGCTCTGCTGCCGGGCAATCACCGCGGCCAACAGGCCGATCACCCCGTGCAGTGAACCACCAGCGATGTCCGCCGCCTGGAACCCCAGCGGTAACGGCCCGCTGTCGGCACGCCCGGTGTAGCTGGCCAGGCCAGCCAGCGCCAGGTAGTTGAGGTCGTGCCCGGCGCGGTCCTTGTAGGGGCCGGTCTGGCCGTAGCCGGTGATCGACACGTAGATCAGTCGCGGGTTGATCGCCCTCAGCGCCTCATACCCCAGCCCCAGCCGTTCCATTACCCCGGGGCGAAATTGCTCCAGCAAGATGTCGTGGTCCTGCAGCAGTTGCTTGACCACCTCCAGCGCCGCGGGTTGCTTGAGGTCCAACGCCAGGCTGCGCTTGTTGCGGTTGAGGTAGGCGTGGCTGGCCGAGATGCCCTGGTCATGGGGCGGTAGCACCCGCAGCAGGTCCATGCGGGTTGGCGATTCGATGCGCAGCACCTCGGCCCCCATGTCCGCCAGCAACAGCGAGGCGAAGGGCCCCGGCAACAGTGTCGAGAAATCCAGAACCTTGAGTGATGCCAGTGGACCCTGCATAAGCCATCTCCTTGAGCGATACCTGCAGACTAGGCAGCCGTCCGCCTGACGGCAATCACCTTAACCGTCAGGACGGGTGACCTTTGCGCTCAGGGCGCTGCCGCGAGCAGGTTTGGCTCCCGCCCCGCAGGCAACAAAAAACCCGCCGTAGCGGGTTTTTCATTGACGTGCGTGAGTTACTTCAAGGAAGTCGGGGCCGGGCCTTCGGCCACACCCAGGTCATCCATTTCACGATCATCGGAGATACCACGACCACCGGACGCCAGCTCGACTTGCAGCTTGTCT from Pseudomonas sp. S04 encodes the following:
- a CDS encoding CaiB/BaiF CoA transferase family protein — protein: MQGPLASLKVLDFSTLLPGPFASLLLADMGAEVLRIESPTRMDLLRVLPPHDQGISASHAYLNRNKRSLALDLKQPAALEVVKQLLQDHDILLEQFRPGVMERLGLGYEALRAINPRLIYVSITGYGQTGPYKDRAGHDLNYLALAGLASYTGRADSGPLPLGFQAADIAGGSLHGVIGLLAAVIARQQSGQGQHLDVSMTDCAFSLNAMAGAGYLACGVEPGCEEQMLNGGSFYDYYRSRDGRWMSVGSLEPNFMQQLCTALGRPELAAQGLSPKPEQQQALKLALQIEFEKREFSDLCALFADVDACVEPVLSVAEAVAHPQLKARELVIQVPRGDGSSQAQMACPLKFSEGLPQPRNIGATLGAHTNQVLHELGYSEQRIDDLRRTKVIL